Proteins encoded together in one Diabrotica undecimpunctata isolate CICGRU chromosome 3, icDiaUnde3, whole genome shotgun sequence window:
- the LOC140436615 gene encoding uncharacterized protein: MAVFKISLFLLLAISAYVSADAASDPLSAVNELTVPTTEAPSILGSITTVIIDWISRAIQYLFELFDLKMRTIRFLASLYTDDNLQLLKKYMNIGLRFGTWLYGIIPESTAEGGSRLLSLIFPSESEPTETTTTTAAPTTELFTFQASARENEVDLDQDTKDRLITLEKLINSRRDDYVRR, translated from the exons ATGGCGGTATTCAAAATTTCTTTG TTTCTACTTCTGGCCATTTCCGCCTACGTTTCGGCAGATGCCGCCTCAGATCCTCTTTCAGCAGTCAATGAACTCACCGTGCCAACAACAGAGGCACCCAGTATACTCGGAAGCATCACAACTGTCATTATAGACTGGATTTCCAGAGCCATACAATATCTTTTCGAGCTCTTCGATCTAAAGATGCGCACAATCAGATTCCTCGCTTCCCTCTACACCGACGATAATTTACAACTTCTGAAGAAATACATGAATATTGGACTCAGATTCGGAACATGGTTGTATGGTATAATTCCAGAATCTACAGCTGAAGGTGGTTCAAGATTGCTGTCTCTGATTTTCCCCTCTGAAAGTGAACCAACAGAGACCACTACTACAACAGCTGCTCCAACGACAGAACTTTTTACCTTCCAGGCAAGTGCTCGCGAAAATGAAGTAGACTTGGATCAAGATACAAAAGATCGGCTGATTACTTTGGAAAAATTAATCAACTCTAGAAGAGACGATTATGTgagaagataa